TGCCTCGTTCAGCGAACCGGAGGATATGGAAATTCCGGCGCTGCAGCCCAACGCCGACACCGCGCAGGACGGCGGCGCACTTCGCCTGCTGCATCGTCAGTTGTTCGGCCGCGGCAAGGGCGCACCCGGCATCTCGTCGGTGATGATGGATGCGATCAACATTACGCAGGACCGCATCGCGCGCTCGCGCCTCGCAGGCGACCCGCCCGACATCACCATCAATCCCAAGACAGGACGCATCGCGCTGTTCGACTTTCACCGCGCGAACGAAGCGATAGCGCTGGGGGCGAAGGCTGCGGAGTCTCAGCTGGACGAGATACGCCACACGCTGAAGGCGGTCGCCGCCTAAAGAGTGCGGTCAAGAAACGTGCGTTGTCAAAATCTGGCGGACGTCGATCAGCCCGTGGCGATGTACTCGCGCATGGCGGCGGCTTCCATCTCGGCCTCGGCGATGCGCATCCTCACTACGTCACCGATCGATACGAGACCGACAAGGCGGCCGCGCTCTATAACGGGCATATGGCGGAAGCGGTGGGCGGTCATTTCACCCATGAGTTGATCCGTGGTGTCGGCCTCGCGGCAGCTCACAACGGATTTCGTCATGCAGACCTCGACAGGCTCGTCCATCACGGATGTGCCGGCACGGGCCAGTTCCTGAACGATGTCCCGTTCCGAGACAATGCCCACCACATTGCCATCGTCGTCGGCAATCACAATGCAACCGATCTTCCGCTCTCCGAGCATCCGGGCGATATCCAACAACTTGGTGCTAGGGGGGGCCGTCAACACGTCCCTGCCCTTGAGCTTCAAGATCGCTGCGACGTTCATGGGGGGTGTTCCTCCGGCACTGCTCAACGGAATCCAACTGCGGCAGCATTGTGTCGGCAAGTTATGACGCGCGCAAGCAGTCTGGAAAACACTCGAAGATTTCCAATGCTTACCGCAGTTGCGAAGGGCCCGGATTGGGCCGTACCGCATCAAAATAACCAAAGATCAACAGGCCGCTTACGAACCCGCCCACATGGGCTTCCCACGCGATCTCGCTTTCGGGTCCGGTCCCGAACGATGCGCCGCTAAGGCCGAAATAGGCGTTCAGAACCAGCCAGAAAACGACGAACCCCATCACCCGGCCGTCCTTCAATGTCTCGCTCAGGGTTGCGAGCGGCACATGCGTGAAATCGGGAACCTGACCCTGCGGTCCGCCCCGCGCGAAAAAGATGAAGCGCAAGGCCGCCGCCATCTGTCCCGAAATGGCAGCCGAGGCGCCCACCATGGGAGACACTTCGCCCCAATGTAGGACAAGGTGGGTCAGAGCGCCGACGATCCCGCAGATGATCGAGAACTGGAAAAAGGCCGCCGTCGACACGCGGCGCGCAACAGCCGTGCCGAAGGCTAGCATCCAAAAGACGTTAACGGTTAGGTGCAGCCAGCCGCCATGGACCACCATGTAGGTCACGAACGAGCTGACGGCGGAAATGTAGCCACCCGGAAACTCGGCGGCGGCGCCTGTGTAACGGGCTGGAATCATTGCCAAACTTAAGAAAACAGTGAGTCCCGTCTGAAGCGGCAGCACACTCAGAAGGAGCTGCATCGCGATCATCGCACCGGCGGAAAGCGTCACCGCCCGCGGCACGTTCAAGATCGGTTCTCTAGCCGGCATCCGGCACTCCATGAAAAATTGGCACGCGCGGCAACCTTAACGGCATCGCCAGCCGCCCCCGGCCGCGCCCGGCACGCCCGCTGGCACACTCTCTGCTTCGTTAGCCCCAATCGCACCGGATCCTCTGCGGCACCCGCCCCGGGACGCAGCCGTGCGTAGCGACGAGTGTTTCGAACTGGACTGGTTGAGTACCTTATGCAGCAGGCAACGACCACGAAGCTTTACGCGTATTGGAACGCGATCCGCAACGGCCGGATCGCGCCTCAACGCTTTGAGGTCGACCCATCGCAGATCTCCGGACTGTTGCGGGAGACCTTCATTGCCGAATGCAGCGGAGTCACTTCCTTCCGTTTTCGCCTGGCCGGCACCGAGGTTTGCCAGCATTTCGGCCGCGAATTACGCGGTACCGAATTCCTGAGCCTGTGGTCGCTCGAGGACCGGCACACGATCTCCGCGACACTCCAAACGATTGTGAGTGAGGGGGCGGTCGGTCACGGGACCTTCTTCGGAGTCACCGAGAACAATCGCGAGGCGGCGTTTGAGTTCGCCCTATTGCCGCTCATCCATACCGGATCGTCGATCAACCGTATTCTGGGAGCCATAACGGCCGTGGACCGTCCGTTCTGGATGGGGGCGGATCCCGTCGTTGCTCTGGAACTTCGAGACATCGGCCTTGTTTGGCCTGACGGCACGCCCAGCTTGCTCCCCACCAGCAATGCCGAAGCGGCCCTCGAGGCACGGCGGAAATTCCGGGTTGTGCAGGGCGGCTTGTCACGCTGAACCTCCGAAACGTCGCAATGCGTACAATTGTCGCGAAGCACGGTTCTTTGCCAGTACGCTTAGCCATTCGTTAATGGCTTGCGGCGTATCTATGCTGCTGGTTGTATCGAGCAGTGCCTGCGAGAAGGCATAATAAACAGAGCGCGGCATGAGCACTCCCATATCCCCAGAGTCCGAACTCGAGACGACGTCCCAACGGACAAAACGTCAGACCGATCGGCCGAAGATTCTGGAGGAACGTCGGCGCTTCAAGCGCATGGACGTGTCGCTCAACGGGCGCTTCATGGTGGAGAACACCAACGAGTATCCGTGCGAGGTGTTCAACATGTCCCCCGGCGGCATGGCCCTATGGGCCCCATTCTCGCCGCGTGTCGGGGAGCGGGTCATCTCCTATATCGAGCAGATGGGCGGCCTGGACGGTACGGTCACCAGGACATTCGAGGGCGGCTTCGCCGTGGAATTCAAGATCAGCGCCCGCAAGCGCGAACGCATCGCCAATGTTCTGACCTGGTACAGCAGCGGTGAGCACAATATCGAGGACCGCGTCCACGAGCGCTACGCACCGCGCATCGCGGAGCATAAGCTGATCCTGCCGTCCGGCACCGTGCATGCATGCCGCGTCATTGATATCTCCTTGAGCGGCGCATCCATCGCGAGCAAGCTGAGACCCGATATCGACTCCTTGGTCGTTCTGGCGCGGCACCGCGGCAGAGTGGTCCGTCATCATGACGAAGGCTTCGCGATCGAGTTTGTCGAAGTACAGGACCCGGACAGCCTGGCTCGTACATTCGGCTAACCAGCCCAAGAATAGCCTTTCCCAATTCTTTCGGTGCTATGCGTCTTCTCTCGCCCGCGCGAGGCAAGAAAGTATATTAGATTCAGGCACTAAGCTGCCTAAGACTAGGCTTTCTAAAAGGCTGGGTAACCAAGCTCATTCAGCTTTGGGTAGTCGCCGCTAAAAAAGCCCTACCAACACCCCTTCAAAACTCAGGCTTTCCTTATCGGGATCGCAAATTGTTCCTGCGATAGTTCTCCCTAACAACAGGGGGACGTAATGAAAAACTTTGTTTTGGGGACAGCATTTCTGATGTTTATTTCGTCGCTTCCAGCAGAGGCGACCAATAAACACACTATCTCGCTGAAGAACTCATCCGACTCTTATCAGATGAGCTTCATGCAATCCTTCGGTGAAACCTTGCCGCCCATTGGCTACGTGAACTTCTGCCGCGCGCGATCGGCCGAGTGCCGCCCGTCGCGCCGGTTCACGGATCGCATTCAGTTGACCCCGGCGCGTGCCGCTGCGCTCCGCAAGGTCAATGTCGCGGTCAACGCCGCGATCGCACCGGTCACGGACATGGATCTGTACGGAGAGATCGAAAGATGGACCTACCCGGACAAGCAGGGCGACTGCGAGGACTATGTGCTGCTGAAGCGGCGCATCCTGATCCAGCGCGGCTGGCCGGCAACCGCCCTCCTCATCACCGTGGTCCGGGACGAGAACAATGAGGGTCACGCCGTGCTGACCGCACGGACCGACCGCGGCGACTTCGTGCTCGACAACAAGGTGAACCAGGTGAAGGCCTGGGCCGATACGCCCTACACCTTCGTGAAGCAGCAATCCGCCCGCAACCCTCTCGTTTGGATTTCACTGCTGCCGCCCGATCTGGAGCCGCAGCCTGCAACGTCGGCGTCGAACCGCCGCTAACAACCGCGTTTTGCCTCCCCAGTCCCCCTCAACGGGAGGCATTCCAAGGGTCCGGTGACCATCCCCCACCGATCCCCACCAAGCCGGGCCCCTACTCGAGCCGGCCCTCCTTCCCCGGAGGCCGGCTCCTTCTTTTTCGGAGCGCCTAAACGTTCAAGAGGATGTCGATCAGAAGACAGCCGATCAGGAGGCTCCAGAAACCCGCGATCCCCGACGCGAGCCAGAACCACCCTTGCGGGCGCTTTTCAACGATCATCCCCCGCCAGGCGTTGCGCATTAGGATTTCGGGGCCAGCAAGGACCCGCAGGAGGACACTGCCGATTGATGCCGCGAGGGACCGGTGCTCCACGAAGAAGCGCATGGGCTGTCCCGAAACGAGTTGAACGAAACTCGAAAGAACCCCGGCAGTCACGAAACCGACCGCGATCACGAACGCAAAAACCAGCCCTTCGCTCATGGCCACTCCCCTGGTGGCGCCAATCCCATGGCGCATCTCGACGAGACGCACCATAGCGAGCGTGGCATTTGATGTGACTTTTATTCTTAATGAGTGGTTAACGCGTGCCCCAAAGCCACGCAGGTGCCACTACTGGAGGTCGTAGTCCAAAATGGCCATCTGGAACTGGTAGGCCGTGTCGTCCGGGTCCTCGTCGTCACGAAACAGAATTCCGATGAACTCGTC
This genomic window from Methyloceanibacter caenitepidi contains:
- a CDS encoding CBS domain-containing protein, with the translated sequence MNVAAILKLKGRDVLTAPPSTKLLDIARMLGERKIGCIVIADDDGNVVGIVSERDIVQELARAGTSVMDEPVEVCMTKSVVSCREADTTDQLMGEMTAHRFRHMPVIERGRLVGLVSIGDVVRMRIAEAEMEAAAMREYIATG
- a CDS encoding rhomboid family intramembrane serine protease, producing the protein MPAREPILNVPRAVTLSAGAMIAMQLLLSVLPLQTGLTVFLSLAMIPARYTGAAAEFPGGYISAVSSFVTYMVVHGGWLHLTVNVFWMLAFGTAVARRVSTAAFFQFSIICGIVGALTHLVLHWGEVSPMVGASAAISGQMAAALRFIFFARGGPQGQVPDFTHVPLATLSETLKDGRVMGFVVFWLVLNAYFGLSGASFGTGPESEIAWEAHVGGFVSGLLIFGYFDAVRPNPGPSQLR
- a CDS encoding PAS domain-containing protein, giving the protein MQQATTTKLYAYWNAIRNGRIAPQRFEVDPSQISGLLRETFIAECSGVTSFRFRLAGTEVCQHFGRELRGTEFLSLWSLEDRHTISATLQTIVSEGAVGHGTFFGVTENNREAAFEFALLPLIHTGSSINRILGAITAVDRPFWMGADPVVALELRDIGLVWPDGTPSLLPTSNAEAALEARRKFRVVQGGLSR
- a CDS encoding PilZ domain-containing protein, with the translated sequence MSTPISPESELETTSQRTKRQTDRPKILEERRRFKRMDVSLNGRFMVENTNEYPCEVFNMSPGGMALWAPFSPRVGERVISYIEQMGGLDGTVTRTFEGGFAVEFKISARKRERIANVLTWYSSGEHNIEDRVHERYAPRIAEHKLILPSGTVHACRVIDISLSGASIASKLRPDIDSLVVLARHRGRVVRHHDEGFAIEFVEVQDPDSLARTFG
- a CDS encoding transglutaminase-like cysteine peptidase, with translation MSFMQSFGETLPPIGYVNFCRARSAECRPSRRFTDRIQLTPARAAALRKVNVAVNAAIAPVTDMDLYGEIERWTYPDKQGDCEDYVLLKRRILIQRGWPATALLITVVRDENNEGHAVLTARTDRGDFVLDNKVNQVKAWADTPYTFVKQQSARNPLVWISLLPPDLEPQPATSASNRR
- a CDS encoding DUF6949 family protein, whose amino-acid sequence is MSEGLVFAFVIAVGFVTAGVLSSFVQLVSGQPMRFFVEHRSLAASIGSVLLRVLAGPEILMRNAWRGMIVEKRPQGWFWLASGIAGFWSLLIGCLLIDILLNV